One window of Micropterus dolomieu isolate WLL.071019.BEF.003 ecotype Adirondacks linkage group LG13, ASM2129224v1, whole genome shotgun sequence genomic DNA carries:
- the nop14 gene encoding nucleolar protein 14 — protein sequence MGKVPKKRSLADKVRKTKTSIEIKNNPFEVKINRKKFDVLGRKSKHDVGLPGVSRSKAINKRKETLLKEYKQKNKSNKLIDRRFGEYDTKMAPEDKILQRFAMERQRVHDKKDVYNLNEEEELTHYGQSLAEMEKFNDLVNSDDESEEKGLLSAELTASHFGGGGGLLKKKTGDQQDQEGNQRAKSRQELIEELIQKSKQEKRERQVQKEEAQELTEKLDQEWKSIQALMVKKTPKAESADKPEERPKLEDYDMMVRELGFEMKAQPSEKMKTPEELAREAREKLQKLEADRLRRMMGVEVGDSAQSHIHMSADDLNDGFILDKEDKKTLSYQDGKWNIGEESKEDEDEDEEEGEGESGEEEESEAGEEDEDGEEEEGEEEEEQDGSSEEEDGHSDLESEQESEDEEEKQDDKETGAKPNKSLSKEEVKAQQEAAKAELPYTFTAPESYSDLKDLVKGHTPDNQRLIVARTQKCNHPSLAVGNKLKLQKLFGYLLEYVGELATRSPPELTTIDKLIPELYTLCQMFPEAACKAMQSILGDAGHSMEEVLEVKGHIAFPALDMLIYLKVTALLFPTSDFRHPVTTPALLYISQSLTKCPVRSLQDVTSGLVLCCLAAEYVSFSQRFLPELINFLAGTLHLAVQDKTSLGYTVVPPFRPSGKCSDLLVLSVSESCKSWSKKSLPLSATQHFELKNDLDRDHHRLMCLSTCLDVVKRCCLLYKDLVSFTYIFQPIRTLLSKHLSAQTLPECLQELHTEILETISRAPVTHSRLVLEKKKPVPLKLLTPKIVEVLDYGKKRGSSREEREKERLKHKYKKEFKGALREIRKDSRFLAREKLNEVMNRDAERKRKVKELFGSLASQEGEWKALKRRKRK from the exons ATGGGGAAGGTACCAAAGAAGAGGAGCCTTGCTGACAAGGTCCGCAAAACCAAGACCTCTATTGAGATAAAGAACAACCCGTTTGAGGTGAAAATCAACAGGAAAAAATTTGATGTTCTGGGGAGAAAAAGCAAGCATGACGTGGGTCTGCCTGGTGTGTCTCGATCCAAAGCCATTAATAAG AGAAAGGAAACCCTTCTGAAGGAATACAAACAGAAGAACAAGTCCAACAAATTGATTGACAGACGCTTTGGAGAGTATGACACCAAGATGGCACCAGAAGACAAAATCCTACAGAGGTTCGCGATGGAGAGACAG CGTGTCCACGATAAGAAGGATGTGTACAACCTgaacgaggaggaggagctgaccCATTATGGCCAGTCACTGGCTGAGATGGAGAAATTCAATGACCTTGTGAATAGCGATGATGAGTCAGAAGAGAAAGGTCTTTTGTCAG CTGAGCTGACCGCCTCCCActttggaggaggagggggccTCCTCAAAAAGAAAACGGGGGATCAGCAGGACCAGGAAGGAAACCAGAGGGCCAAGTCCAGACAGGAGCTCATTGAAGAGCTCATCCAGAAGTCCAAGCAGGAGAAG CGGGAACGACAGGTGCAGAAAGAGGAGGCACAGGAGCTGACTGAGAAGCTGGATCAAGAGTGGAAGAGCATCCAGGCTCTGATGGTGAAAAAGACACCCAAAGCTGAAAGTGCCGACAAACCGGAGGAGAGGCCCAAG CTGGAAGACTATGACATGATGGTCAGAGAGCTCGGCTTTGAGATGAAGGCTCAGCCCTCGGAGAAGATGAAAACCCCGGAGGAGCTCGCCCGAGAGGCGAGGGAAAAGCTGCAGAAACTAGAG GCGGACCGTCTGAGGAGGATGATGGGAGTTGAAGTTGGAGACAGTGCACAGAGTCACATCCACATGTCTGCCGATGACCTCAACGATGGCTTCATTCTGGATAAGGAAGACAAGAAGACCCTGTCTTATCAG GATGGAAAATGGAACATTGGAGAGGAGTCTAAGGAAGATGAGGACGAAGAtgaagaagagggagagggagaaagcgGTGAGGAGGAGGAATCGGAGGCAGgggaggaagatgaagatggagaggaagaagagggggaggaggaagaggagcaagATGGcagcagtgaagaagaagatggtCACTCGGACCTGGAGTCCGAGCAAGAAAGCgaggatgaggaggaaaaaCAGGACGATAAAGAAACCGGTGCCAAACCGAACAAGAGTCTGAGCAAAGAGGAGGTGAAGGCCCAGCAGGAGGCTGCTAAAGCAGAGCTCCCATACACATTTACTg CTCCAGAGAGCTACAGCGACCTGAAAGATTTGGTCAAAGGCCACACCCCCGACAACCAGCGCCTAATCGTGGCCAGGACTCAGAAATGCAACCATCCTAGTTTGGCTGTAGGCAATAAGCTCAAACTGCAG aAACTGTTTGGTTATCTGTTGGAGTATGTTGGAGAACTGGCCACCAGGAGTCCACCTGAACTCACCACCATAGATAAGCTCATACC agAGTTGTACACGTTGTGTCAGATGTTTCCGGAAGCAGCCTGTAAGGCCATGCAGAGCATCCTCGGAGACGCTGGTCACAGCATGGAGGAGGTGCTTGAGGTCAAAGGGCACATTGCTTTCCCAGCACTAGACATG CTCATCTACCTGAAGGTGACAGCGCTGCTGTTTCCTACCTCAGACTTCAGACACCCAGTTACCACACCAGCGCTGCTTTACATCAGCCAGTCTCTCACCAAG TGTCCAGTGAGATCATTACAAGACGTGACGTCAGGTTTGGTCCTGTGCTGTCTGGCAGCGGAGTACGTCTCTTTTTCACAGCGCTTCCTGCCTGAGCTGATTAACTTCCTGGCTGGAACACTACATCTGGCCGTGCAGGACAAGACCTCTCTAG GTTACACTGTAGTGCCGCCCTTTAGGCCTTCTGGGAAGTGCAGTGATCTGCTGGTGCTGTCGGTCTCCGAGTCCTGCAAGAGCTGGAGCAAGAAAAGCCTTCCACTGTCTGCTACCCAACACTTTGAACTCAAAAATGACCTTGACCGAGATCACCATAG GTTGATGTGTCTGTCCACTTGCCTGGACGTAGTGAAGCGGTGCTGCCTGCTCTACAAAGACCTTGTGTCCTTCACATACAtcttccagccaatcagaacgcTGCTTTCCAAACATCTTTCGGCCCAGACATTACCAGAGTGTTTACAG GAGCTTCACACTGAGATCCTGGAGACCATCAGCAGGGCTCCTGTGACTCACAGTCGGCTGGttttagagaagaagaagcctGTTCCTCTGAAGCTGCTCACACCCAAGATTGTTGAAGT GTTGGACTATGGAAAGAAGCGcggcagcagcagagaggagagagagaaggagcgaTTGAAGCACAAGTACAAGAAGGAGTTCAAGGGCGCTCTGAGGGAGATCAGGAAGGACTCGCGCTTCCTGGCCAGAGAGAAGCTCAACGAGGTCATGAACAG agatgcagagagaaagaggaaagtgAAGGAGCTCTTTGGCAGTTTGGCCTCTCAGGAGGGAGAGTGGAAGGctctgaagaggaggaagaggaagtga
- the LOC123981775 gene encoding alpha-synuclein-like, producing the protein MDALMKGFSKAKDGVVAAAEKTKQGVTGAAEMTKDGVMYVGTKTKDGVTTVAGKTVSGVSHMGGAMVTGVTAVAHKTVEGAGNIAAATGLVKKDPAKQGDEASAVQNVAESPVDTDPADATEEDTDD; encoded by the exons ATGGACGCGTTAATGAAGGGTTTCTCTAAAGCCAAGGATGGGGTCGTGGCAGCGGCGGAGAAAACCAAGCAGGGAGTGACTGGAGCAGCTGAGATGACGAAAGATGGGGTTATGTATGTCG GTACCAAAACAAAGGATGGAGTCACAACAG TTGCAGGTAAAACTGTGTCTGGAGTGTCTCATATGGGTGGAGCCATGGTAACCGGGGTCACGGCTGTGGCCCATAAAACTGTGGAGGGTGCGGGCAATATTGCCGCTGCCACTGGATTGGTCAAGAAGGATCCAGCCAAACAA GGTGATGAAGCCTCAGCAGTACAGAACGTGGCAGAGTCACCGGTTGATACTGACCCTGCCGATGCTACAGAG GAGGACACCGATGACTAA